A stretch of the Capsicum annuum cultivar UCD-10X-F1 chromosome 8, UCD10Xv1.1, whole genome shotgun sequence genome encodes the following:
- the LOC107840471 gene encoding squalene synthase encodes MGTLRAILKNPDDLYPLIKLKLAARHAEKQIPPEPHWGFCYLMLQKVSRSFALVIQQLPVELRDAVCIFYLVLRALDTVEDDTSIPTDVKVPILISFHQHIYDREWHFSCGTKEYKVLMDQFHHVSTAFLELGKNYQQAIEDITMRMGAGMAKFICKEVETTDDYDEYCHYVAGLVGLGLSKLFHASGKEDLASDSLSNSMGLFLQKTNIIRDYLEDINEVPKCRMFWPREIWSKYVNKLEELKYEENSVKAVQCLNDMVTNALSHVEDCLIYMSNLRDPAIFRFCAIPQVMAIGTLAMCYDNIEVFRGVVKMRRGLTAKAIDRTRTMADVYGAFFDFSCMLKSKVNNNDPNATKTLKRLEAILKTCRDSGTLNKRKSYVIKSEPTYSPVLIFVIFIILAIILAHLSGNRS; translated from the exons ATGGGGACTTTGAGAGCGATTTTGAAGAATCCAGATGATTTGTATCCATTGATAAAGCTAAAACTAGCGGCTCGACATGCCGAAAAGCAGATCCCGCCGGAGCCACATTGGGGATTCTGTTACTTAATGCTTCAAAAAGTCTCTCGTAGTTTTGCTCTCGTCATTCAACAGCTTCCTGTCGAGCTTCGTGATgct GTATGCATATTCTATTTGGTCCTTAGAGCACTTGACACTGTCG AGGATGATACCAGCATTCCCACGGATGTTAAAGTACCTATTCTGATCTCTTTTCATCAGCATATCTATGATCGTGAATGGCACTTTTCAT GTGGTACAAAGGAGTACAAGGTTCTCATGGACCAGTTCCATCATGTCTCAACTGCTTTTCTGGAACTTGGAAAAAA TTATCAGCAAGCAATTGAGGATATTACCATGAGGATGGGTGCAGGAATGGCAAAATTTATATGCAAGGAG GTGGAAACAACCGATGATTATGACGAATATTGTCACTACGTAGCTGGGCTTGTTGGGCTAGGATTGTCAAAACTGTTCCATGCATCTGGGAAAGAAGATCTGGCTTCAGATTCTCTCTCCAACTCCATGGGTTTATTTCTTCAG AAAACAAACATCATTAGAGATTATCTGGAAGACATAAATGAAGTACCCAAGTGCCGTATGTTTTGGCCCCGTGAGATTTGGAGTAAATATGTTAACAAGCTTGAG GAGTTAAAGTATGAGGAGAACTCGGTCAAGGCAGTGCAATGTCTTAATGACATGGTCACCAATGCTTTGTCACATGTAGAAGATTGTTTGATTTACATGTCCAATTTGCGTGATCCTGCCATCTTTCGATTCTGTGCTATTCCACAG GTCATGGCAATTGGGACTTTAGCTATGTGCTATGACAACATTGAAGTCTTCAGAGGAGTGGTTAAAATGAGACGTG GTCTGACAGCTAAGGCCATTGACCGGACTAGAACTATGGCTGATGTATATGGTGCTTTTTTTGACTTCTCTTGTATGCTGAAATCCAAG gTTAATAATAATGATCCAAATGCAACAAAAACTTTGAAGAGGCTTGAAGCAATCCTGAAAACTTGCAGAGACTCGGGAACCTTGAATAAAAG GAAATCTTACGTAATCAAGAGCGAGCCTACTTACAGTCCAGTTCTG ATCTTTGTCATCTTCATCATACTGGCTATTATTCTTGCACACCTATCTGGAAACCGCTCTTAG
- the LOC107840472 gene encoding SH3 domain-containing protein 2, which produces MEAIRKQATRLREQVARQQQAVLKQFGGGGYGSDHVADEAEMQQHHKLEKLYISTRAAKHFQRDIVRGVEGYIVTGSKQVEIGTKLSEDSRKYGAENTCTSGTTLSKAALGFSRARAQMEKERGNLLKALGTQVAEPLRAMVMGAPLEDARHLAQRYDRMRQEAEAQAVEVSRRQSKLREGTGHPDMAYKLEAAEAKLHDLKSNMNTLGKEAAAAMAAVEAQQQRLTLQRLIAMVESERSYHQRVLQILDQLEAEMLSERQRIEAAPAPTPTVDTMPPPPSYEEINGVSTSPIQNGSTDSMGYFLGEVMYPYQAESDVELNLSVGEYIVIRKVSNNGWAEGECKGRAGWFPFGYIERRDRVLASKVAEVF; this is translated from the exons ATGGAAGCCATCAGAAAGCAAGCTACTAGGCTTAGGGAACAAGTCGCTCGCCAACAGCAA GCTGTCCTCAAGCAGTTTGGGGGAGGAGGATATGGTTCAGATCATGTGGCTGATGAAGCTGAAATGCAGCAGCATCATAAGCTCGAAAAGCTTTACATATCTACGCGTGCTGCAAAG CATTTTCAAAGGGACATTGTTCGCGGTGTTGAAGGCTATATTGTTACTGGGTCTAAACAAGTTGAAATAG GAACTAAACTGTCAGAAGATAGCAGGAAATATGGCGCTGAAAATACATGTACAAGTGGTACTACATTGTCAAAAGCTGCATTAGGTTTTTCACGCGCTCGTGCTCAGATGGAGAAGGAACGAGGGAATCTGTTAAAAGCCCTTGGAACACAG GTTGCAGAACCATTAAGGGCCATGGTGATGGGAGCTCCATTGGAAGATGCTCGACATCTAGCTCAAAGATATGACAGAATGCGGCAAGAGGCAGAAGCACAG GCTGTTGAAGTGTCCAGACGACAATCTAAATTAAGAGAAGGAACAGGTCATCCTGACATGGCATATAAACtggaagcagctgaagcaaagcTGCACGACTTGAAGTCAAACATGAATACATTAGGAAAAGAAGCTGCAGCAGCTATGGCTGCTGTTGAAGCTCAGCAGCAAAGATTGACACTCCAACGATTGATTGCCATG GTTGAATCAGAACGGTCATACCATCAGAGAGTCCTTCAGATTCTCGATCAGCTAGAAGCCGAG ATGTTATCAGAGCGCCAGCGTATTGAAGCAGCTCCTGCGCCTACTCCTACAGTGGACACTATGCCTCCACCTCCCTCATATGAAGAAATAAATGGTGTCTCTACTTCACCCATACAGAATGGATCAACTGATAGTATGGGCTACTTTCTTGGAGAA GTCATGTACCCATATCAAGCTGAATCTGATGTGGAGCTTAATTTGTCTGTTGGAGAATATATCGTTATTCGCAAG GTTTCCAACAATGGTTGGGCTGAAGGTGAATGCAAGGGCAGAGCAGGATGGTTCCCTTTTGGTTATATTGAAAGAAGGGATCGCGTCCTAGCTAGCAAAGTTGCCGAAGTTTTCTGA